The genomic segment CGTCGCATCAAGCCACCGCGACTTCGTCGTGGATCCGTATACGGCGGTCATCGGTGAAATCGGACTCGGCGGCGAAGTACGCGCCGTCAGTTTTGCCGAACGACGGGTGCGGGAAGCGCTCAAACTGGGATTTGAAACCGTGATCCTGCCAAAAAGTAATATGAAAGACGTGAGTTTTGTAAGCGGCGTCAATCTGATCGGCATTCGCCGCATCGAAGAAGTTTTAGACGCGGTCACCGCACATACCGGACGCACGGAGTCCTGAGATGTATCTGCGGGATTGGATCATCGCTTTGCATGAAAAAAAACGATTTCCGGCGCATCTTTGTTTGGATACCGGATGCACGCTGGTCATCGAAAAAATCAAACCGCTGGTGATCGTGCTGAATGCGCTGGTGGATAATCTGCGTTCGGTGAGCACACAGGAAATACACATTGATCTGGATGCGCATCAAAAGAAGGATCAACTCGTATTGATCGTACATACTGATCGGGAAACCAAACCGGTTGTGAAGACAATGATCACCGATGCCATGCATGAAATCGGCGCCGAGTTTTATGAAGAATTCATGCCGAAGCAATATTTGAAGTATCAATTGACATTTTCACGATAAATAAAGGACGAAGACCATGGGTCGTATTTTTGAAAAACGTAAATACAAAATGTTTGCCCGTTTTGACCGGATGGCAAAAACGTTTACCCGTATCGGTAAAGAAGTGGCCATTGCCGTCAAACAAGGCGGCCCCGATCCCAATACCAATCCCCGTTTGCGCGCCGCTATCGCCAATGCCAAAGCCGCCAATATGCCCAAAGACCGCGTGGATGCCGCGATCAAACGCGCTTCATCCAAAGATGAGAAAGAATTGCAGGAAATCATCTATGAAGGATACGGCCCGCACGGTATCGGCATGATCGTCGAATGCGCCACGGATAATCCCACGCGTACGGTGGCTAATATTCGCATGTACTTTACCAAACACGGCGGCACGCTCGGTTCCTCCGGTTCGGTTGCGTTTCTTTTCGAACGTAAAGGCGTTTTTAAAATCGGTAAAGAAGGCGTGGACTCCGACGAACTGGAACTGGAAATGATAGACTACGGTGCGGAAGACTTTGCCGTGGATGATGAAGATATCTATATCTATACGTCTTTTGGCGACTTTGTCAAAATGCAAAAAGCGCTCGAAGAGAAAAAACTCAACGTCAAATCGGCGGAATTGCAGTATATTCCATCCACGCAAACGGATGTCAACGAAAAACAAGAAGAAGACGTCATCAAATTAGTCGAAGCCATCGAAGAAGATGACGATGTACAAAATGTTTTTCACGCCATGAAATAATCGCACGGAACGGGTTTTAAAAAAATGGGCGCGATCCTCAAACAAGAACCGGTCAAACTGATCTGCGGATTATTTTGGAATCCGGAGGTCAACCCGGAAACGATCTACCGCGTGATCGAAGCGGAGTGGGGTCCTATGGATGCGCGTTCGCCGGTTTTTGATTTTGATTTTACGGCGTACTATCAAGACGAGATGGGCGCGGTGATCCAAAAACAGTACGTGTCCTTCGAAAAACTGGTGGATATCCAAGCTATAACAGATTACAAAATTCGCTCCAATGCGCTTGAAGATCAGCACTTTACCCGGGACGGAAAACGTGCGGCCAATATAGATCCCGGCTATATCGCCGATGCCAAACTCGTCATGGCGACAACTAAAAATCTGCCGCACCGCGTGTATATCGGAAAAAATATTTATTCCGATCTGCAGATGATGTATAAAAAACCGACTTTTTTTCCGATCAGTTGGACTTTTGCCGACGTCAAACAACCGGCGTTGATCGAATTTTTTAATCACGTGCGCGAAACGTATATCCGGCAAATCAAAACCCTACGCCAAAACGAAGTATGAGCCTCGCCCTGCATCATGTCGTCAAATCCTACGCTGACACAACGGCGGTCAAAGGATTGTCTTTCGAAGTGGAGCGCGGTGAAATATTTGGCCTGATCGGGCCCAATGGCGCGGGTAAAACCACGACCATGCGTATGATCATCGGCATGATCAAACCCGACGAAGGCCGGATCACATGGCTCGGCGAACCTTTGCAGGCGTCGTTTAATGATCGCATCGGATATATGCCGGAAGAGCGCGGGCTCTATCGCCGCAGCCGCGTGCTGGATACGATCGTTTTTTTTGCCAAACTCAAAGGTCTGTCTAAAAAAACAGCGTTGGCCGAAGCGCATCGCTGGCTTGAAAAAACGGAACTCTCCGCGTATGCCACGCATCGTCTCGAGGCACTCTCCAAAGGCATGCAACAAAAAATACAGTTTATCTGTACCGTGCTTCACAAACCGGAACTTGTGATCTTAGATGAACCGTTTTCCGGACTCGATCCCGTCAATCAAAATCTCATGCGTGCATGGATACGCGAACTGGCGGATGCCGGTATGACCGTGATTTTTTCAGC from the bacterium genome contains:
- a CDS encoding YebC/PmpR family DNA-binding transcriptional regulator, encoding MGRIFEKRKYKMFARFDRMAKTFTRIGKEVAIAVKQGGPDPNTNPRLRAAIANAKAANMPKDRVDAAIKRASSKDEKELQEIIYEGYGPHGIGMIVECATDNPTRTVANIRMYFTKHGGTLGSSGSVAFLFERKGVFKIGKEGVDSDELELEMIDYGAEDFAVDDEDIYIYTSFGDFVKMQKALEEKKLNVKSAELQYIPSTQTDVNEKQEEDVIKLVEAIEEDDDVQNVFHAMK
- a CDS encoding DUF4416 family protein, which produces MGAILKQEPVKLICGLFWNPEVNPETIYRVIEAEWGPMDARSPVFDFDFTAYYQDEMGAVIQKQYVSFEKLVDIQAITDYKIRSNALEDQHFTRDGKRAANIDPGYIADAKLVMATTKNLPHRVYIGKNIYSDLQMMYKKPTFFPISWTFADVKQPALIEFFNHVRETYIRQIKTLRQNEV
- a CDS encoding ATP-binding cassette domain-containing protein, producing MSLALHHVVKSYADTTAVKGLSFEVERGEIFGLIGPNGAGKTTTMRMIIGMIKPDEGRITWLGEPLQASFNDRIGYMPEERGLYRRSRVLDTIVFFAKLKGLSKKTALAEAHRWLEKTELSAYATHRLEALSKGMQQKIQFICTVLHKPELVILDEPFSGLDPVNQNLMRAWIRELADAGMTVIFSAHQMTHVEKLCRRICMMHHGVPVLHDTIAAIRRQHDDGRIRLTGSAEALREVLNTMAWSSLHISDQILDGIPPAPMSFNQILQRIATLDGIEGIERVHPTLEDIFLKVTKN